The following are from one region of the Leptospira perdikensis genome:
- a CDS encoding aldehyde dehydrogenase family protein, with protein sequence MEFKNETIRDFSIEKERNAIRSALNSIEKSLPFEIPISIGRTEKFSANRFVQKNPWSPELVVSRVSYSNVHDLEETIQISKMNWGPWKERPQQERSTLLMKVAERLVSKKDFIISVCIWETGKQITEAEIEFAEAVDFCRYYATIANDQLSPKNINLLGEDNLYYYQPKGIVSSISPWNFPMAIFTGMCAAPLVVGNIVLAKPAEETSATAFEITKCFWEAGIPKEVLHFLPGLGSEIGEAMVTHPEVAVVNFTGSRDVGLSILKAASLVSPKQRMIKKVICELGGKNAMIVDADADLDVAIQSIIPSAFGFQGQKCSALSRLYVHNDCYNKLKERLIASLDGLLIGSPLDFANRIGPVIHEESYLRLLRLQKENEKFLTGITSLYPKEGFYVAPSLYEPPEDSEMWNSEFFGPILAMQKISTFAEGIQLANNSDYALTCGVISRNPKHILEAKLKIDVGNLYINRGITGAIVHRQPFGGGKLSGTGAKAGGPDYLHLFVEGKTFTENTMRQGFSRDTLQ encoded by the coding sequence ATGGAATTTAAAAATGAAACGATCAGAGATTTTTCCATTGAGAAAGAAAGGAATGCGATTCGTTCTGCATTAAACTCAATCGAAAAATCATTACCTTTTGAAATTCCTATCTCTATTGGAAGGACAGAAAAATTTTCGGCAAATCGTTTTGTCCAGAAAAACCCTTGGTCTCCAGAACTTGTGGTCTCTCGAGTTTCTTATTCCAATGTCCATGATTTAGAGGAAACAATTCAAATTTCCAAAATGAATTGGGGACCGTGGAAAGAACGTCCGCAACAAGAACGGTCCACCTTACTCATGAAAGTTGCCGAAAGATTAGTCAGTAAAAAAGATTTCATTATTTCTGTCTGCATTTGGGAAACAGGAAAACAGATAACGGAAGCAGAAATAGAATTTGCGGAGGCCGTAGACTTTTGTCGTTACTATGCAACAATTGCCAATGATCAATTGTCACCCAAAAACATAAATTTACTCGGTGAAGACAATTTGTATTATTACCAACCAAAAGGGATTGTGAGTTCCATTTCCCCTTGGAATTTTCCTATGGCTATTTTTACTGGAATGTGTGCCGCACCTCTTGTAGTCGGAAATATTGTACTAGCAAAACCAGCAGAAGAAACATCGGCAACGGCTTTTGAGATTACCAAATGTTTTTGGGAAGCAGGAATACCAAAAGAAGTTCTTCATTTTTTACCAGGCCTTGGATCCGAAATTGGAGAAGCCATGGTAACCCATCCAGAAGTAGCGGTAGTCAATTTCACAGGTTCAAGAGATGTAGGGCTTTCCATTTTAAAAGCAGCTTCCCTAGTTTCCCCCAAACAACGTATGATCAAAAAAGTGATCTGCGAATTAGGTGGAAAAAATGCAATGATTGTGGATGCAGATGCTGATTTAGACGTGGCAATCCAATCCATCATTCCTTCTGCATTTGGATTCCAGGGTCAAAAATGCAGTGCCCTCTCAAGACTTTATGTACATAATGATTGTTACAATAAACTGAAAGAAAGATTAATCGCAAGTTTGGATGGTTTACTCATTGGTTCACCTCTCGATTTCGCAAATCGAATTGGCCCAGTCATTCATGAAGAAAGTTATTTAAGGCTTCTCCGTTTACAAAAAGAAAATGAAAAGTTTTTAACAGGAATTACTTCTTTGTATCCTAAGGAAGGATTTTACGTAGCACCAAGTCTGTATGAACCTCCTGAAGATTCAGAAATGTGGAATTCTGAATTTTTTGGACCGATACTTGCGATGCAAAAAATTTCTACTTTCGCAGAAGGAATTCAACTCGCAAATAATTCTGATTATGCGCTTACTTGCGGTGTTATCTCTAGAAATCCAAAACATATATTGGAGGCAAAGTTAAAAATAGATGTTGGGAATTTATATATCAACCGCGGAATTACTGGAGCTATAGTCCATAGACAACCGTTTGGCGGAGGTAAACTATCAGGTACTGGCGCAAAAGCGGGAGGACCTGATTACTTACATCTTTTCGTAGAAGGAAAAACATTTACAGAAAATACAATGCGCCAAGGGTTCTCGAGAGATACACTCCAATAA
- a CDS encoding proline dehydrogenase family protein translates to MFTKQMQDDDKEILSIAKTIDASGGSLYQKFIFFISSKIIFFGFRYPKLKLQIFKFIDVLPSLEPKKIYRYFKIYLFDEDTEIPVFLKSSIHFLIHILFLDLIVSFLILKIVKIFAKLFILTDSPRNLKTTNVTTRPRTYDILGELALSPKEAKEYLKQYSELIKILPEVHPEINSKLRTNISIKCSGIETRLYPEAEEKSIQYLKEALRPILRSAMNKGIGINLDMEQYDLKSIITQTAKDLFLEPEFQFYQHFGIVVQSYLKTSKDELVLWKEYTKRRGTPITIRLVKGAYLEYERIKAEERGWTSPVFDTKRETDIKFEENVLFLLESYPYLRSAFGTHNLRSLSFILYHTTKKSISDFEIQMLYGMAGKYKASLDSMGIGLREYSPIGALLPGMAYLIRRLLENTSNQGFLYQMSLGKNLDSLMSNPKEESLNGI, encoded by the coding sequence ATGTTTACAAAACAAATGCAAGATGATGATAAAGAAATTCTTTCCATTGCCAAAACAATTGATGCCAGCGGTGGCTCTTTATATCAAAAATTTATATTTTTTATATCTTCCAAAATAATTTTTTTTGGTTTTCGTTACCCAAAACTAAAATTACAAATTTTTAAATTTATCGATGTTCTTCCTTCTCTCGAACCCAAAAAAATCTATCGTTATTTTAAAATTTACTTATTTGATGAAGATACAGAAATTCCTGTATTCTTAAAATCATCCATTCACTTTCTAATCCATATCCTTTTCTTAGATTTGATAGTTTCCTTTTTGATATTAAAAATTGTAAAAATCTTTGCTAAATTATTTATTCTGACCGATTCACCTCGAAATTTAAAAACAACAAACGTGACAACACGACCTCGCACCTACGATATTTTAGGTGAACTTGCCCTCTCTCCAAAGGAAGCAAAAGAATATCTCAAACAATATTCGGAACTAATAAAAATTCTACCAGAAGTCCATCCAGAGATAAATTCCAAACTAAGAACTAATATTTCCATCAAATGTTCGGGAATTGAAACAAGGCTTTATCCAGAAGCCGAAGAAAAAAGCATTCAGTATTTGAAAGAAGCACTTCGACCCATCCTTCGTTCCGCAATGAACAAAGGAATTGGAATCAATTTAGACATGGAACAATATGATCTTAAATCGATCATCACTCAAACTGCAAAGGATCTATTTTTAGAACCGGAATTTCAATTTTATCAGCATTTTGGCATCGTTGTACAATCTTATCTAAAAACATCTAAAGACGAATTAGTTTTGTGGAAAGAATATACAAAACGTAGAGGAACCCCCATCACCATTCGACTTGTAAAGGGAGCTTATTTGGAATACGAACGGATCAAAGCAGAGGAACGTGGGTGGACATCTCCCGTGTTTGATACAAAAAGAGAGACCGATATCAAATTCGAAGAGAATGTCTTATTTCTATTAGAATCATATCCTTATCTTAGATCTGCATTTGGAACACATAACCTTCGTTCACTTTCATTTATCCTATATCATACAACAAAAAAATCTATTTCTGATTTTGAAATTCAAATGTTGTATGGAATGGCTGGGAAATACAAGGCCAGCTTAGACTCCATGGGAATTGGTTTACGAGAATATTCACCTATCGGGGCTTTACTTCCAGGAATGGCCTATTTGATTCGTAGATTATTAGAAAATACATCCAACCAAGGTTTTTTGTACCAAATGAGTTTGGGGAAAAATTTAGACTCTTTAATGAGTAACCCTAAAGAGGAAAGTTTGAATGGAATTTAA
- the rocD gene encoding ornithine--oxo-acid transaminase — protein MGKLTDLYIEKESKFGAFNYSPLPVVITKGEGIYLWDIEGKKYFDFLSAYSAVNQGHCHPKIVEVFQKQSALLTLTSRAFHNDKLPLFTEFMTQTFGYDRVLPMNTGVEAGETAVKLARKWGYQKKKIPENQAKIIFCEGNFWGRTIAAISASTDAKSKNDFGPFLSGYEIIPYNDLDSLEKAVSDKNVAAFMVEAIQGEAGVIVPDENYINEAKKICKIHNVLLIVDEIQTGLGRTGELVCSDYSQIKPDLLLLGKALSGGMMPVSCVLGSDEVLLLLKPGEHGSTFGGNPLACEVAMTAVKTVLEEKMSENSKEMGILFRETIEAWKHPLVHSVRGKGLLNAVQFTDRVDAKTLCLELMKLGILVKETHKNTVRFAPPLVIRKQEMQKALEIIKAAIDLF, from the coding sequence ATGGGAAAATTAACAGATTTGTATATCGAAAAAGAATCTAAGTTTGGTGCTTTTAATTACTCTCCTCTACCGGTAGTCATCACCAAAGGGGAAGGAATTTATCTTTGGGATATCGAAGGAAAAAAATATTTTGATTTTCTTTCAGCATACAGCGCTGTGAACCAAGGCCACTGTCATCCAAAGATCGTTGAAGTTTTTCAAAAACAATCAGCATTACTTACCCTAACATCCCGAGCATTTCATAACGATAAACTTCCGTTATTTACAGAATTTATGACTCAAACTTTCGGATATGATCGAGTGTTACCCATGAATACAGGAGTGGAAGCTGGCGAAACTGCTGTTAAATTAGCGAGAAAGTGGGGTTATCAAAAGAAAAAAATACCTGAAAACCAGGCAAAAATTATTTTCTGTGAAGGAAATTTTTGGGGTAGGACGATTGCTGCTATATCCGCATCCACGGATGCAAAAAGTAAAAATGATTTCGGGCCTTTCCTTTCTGGTTATGAAATCATACCTTACAATGATTTGGATTCTTTGGAAAAAGCAGTTTCCGACAAAAATGTTGCGGCCTTTATGGTGGAAGCCATTCAGGGAGAAGCTGGTGTCATTGTTCCTGATGAGAATTATATAAATGAAGCAAAAAAAATATGTAAAATTCATAATGTTCTGCTGATCGTTGATGAAATACAAACAGGATTGGGTAGAACGGGAGAACTTGTTTGTTCCGATTACTCTCAGATTAAACCTGATTTGTTGCTTCTTGGTAAGGCACTTTCTGGTGGAATGATGCCCGTATCTTGTGTGTTAGGTTCTGATGAAGTTCTATTACTTTTAAAACCAGGGGAACATGGATCTACATTTGGTGGAAATCCACTAGCTTGCGAAGTGGCGATGACCGCAGTGAAAACGGTCTTAGAAGAAAAAATGTCCGAAAATTCGAAAGAAATGGGAATTTTGTTTCGAGAAACAATTGAAGCCTGGAAACATCCTTTGGTTCATTCTGTTCGTGGTAAAGGTCTCTTAAATGCAGTTCAATTTACCGACAGAGTGGATGCCAAAACCTTATGTTTGGAACTGATGAAGTTAGGAATTTTAGTTAAAGAAACTCACAAAAATACAGTTCGTTTTGCACCTCCTCTTGTGATTCGGAAACAAGAGATGCAAAAAGCATTAGAAATCATTAAAGCTGCGATTGATTTGTTTTGA